From one Ursus arctos isolate Adak ecotype North America unplaced genomic scaffold, UrsArc2.0 scaffold_26, whole genome shotgun sequence genomic stretch:
- the SCAF11 gene encoding protein SCAF11 isoform X3: MRKKVIKEDLLNAKLNDLKMTHRNSTHSEMEGKKNATIKINKLRRSNQCTSQCFRNFFSSMFSSSSHTGESSFTCRTYCTEFIEINEMSALIRQKRQELELSWFPHTSPGIGRIGFVPWNIETQVLPLISSVLPRTIFPTSTISLENFGTSCKGYALAHTQEGEEKKQTSGTSNARGTRRKPAATTPTRRSTRNTRAEAVSQSQRSPVSNNSGCDAPDNNNPSVSISSSAASEKQTRQPPKRKSVRRGRKPPLLKKKLRSSSIPPPEKSSSSDSVDEETAESDTPPVLEKEHQSDVESSNSCTVPANVESESANDLRSCSEQQVEESEEHNENHDTEEAVEPSYSESHSQDPLVLVGEEEDIQKVENISIEANVLCLDSETPKNISVKGGDPLENQDQTSGPSESEVKADTCTDHCSNDFLACSGSEVEVDEPVPSLGELPENAESVVNEEKVIESPVVETSDHKDSTVKTEQLVDSPKLESSEGKITQTVDKKSMESSGVQLLGHVETEDVEIIAACDTSENENFSSIQDSENNLLKNNLDTKLDKCLGEKTESPVEHPRSTELPNTHTEQIQKHFSEDNNETIPMECDSFCSDQNESEVEPPVNADTKQLNENSVAYSSQNNMPSSDPANGKAETVSQPSESPVDVIEKAKKPRTRRSRFHSPSTTWSPSKDTAREKKRSQSPSPKRETGKESRKSRSPSPKKESARGRRKSRSQSPKQDTARERRQSQSRSPKRDSAREGKRSVSLSPKRDTSRENRRSQSRVKDSSPREKSRSRSRERESDRDGPRRERDRERRTRRWSRSRSRSRSPSRSRAKIKSSSFGRNERDTYSPRWKERWANDGWRCPRGNDRYRKNDPEKQTENTRKEKNDSPDADDPNSADKHRNDCPTWVTEKINSGPDPRTRNPEKLKDSHWEENRNENSGNSWNKNFGSGWMSHRGRGNRGRGTYRGGFAYTDQSENRWQNRKPLSGNSNSSGNESFKFVEQQPYKRKNEQEFSFDTPADRSGWTSASSWAVRKTLPADVQNYYSRRGRNSSGPQSGWMRQEEETTEQDSNLKDQTNQHGDGSQLPINMMQPQMNVMQPQMSAQQPMNIFPYPVGVHAPLMNIQRNPFNIHPQLPLHLHTGVPLMQVAAPTGVSQGLPPPPPPPPPSQQVSYIASQPDGKQLQGIPSASHVSNNMSTPVLPAPTAAPGNLGTVQGPSSGNTSSSSHSKSSNAAVKLTESKVSVTVEASADSSKTDKKLQIQEKAAQEVKLAIKPFYQNKDITKEEYKEIVRKAVDKVCHSKSGEVNSTKVANLVKAYVDKYKYSRKGSQKKTLEEPVSTEKNIG; encoded by the exons GAAACTCTACACAcagtgaaatggaaggaaagaaaaatgcaacaataaagataaataag ctTCGAAGGTCAAATCAGTGTACCAGTCAGTGCTTCAGAAATTTTTTCTCcagtatgttttcttctagtagtcaTACTGGAGAATCTTCCTTTACCTGTAGAACTTACTG TACAGAATTTATAGAGATCAATGAAATGAGTGCATTGATTAGGCAGAAGAGACAGGAATTGGAATTGTCATGGTTTCCTCATACATCACCTGGAATTGGaag AATTGGTTTTGTACCCTGGAATATTGAAACACAAGTGCTTCCTCTCATCTCTTCTGTGTTGCCAAGAACTATTTTTCCAACAAGTACCATATCTTTAGAAAATTTTG gTACCTCTTGCAAGGGATATGCATTAGCACatactcaagaaggagaagagaagaagcaAACTTCTGGTACATCAAACGCCAGAGGAACAAGACGAAAACCTGCAGCAACAACTCCTACAAGGAGATCGACACGTAACACGAGAGCTGAAGCAGTCAGTCAGTCTCAGAGATCCCCAGTATCAAATAATTCCGGGTGTGATGCCCCAGATAACAACAATCCATCTGTAAGTATTTCCTCTTCAGCTGCgtcagaaaagcaaacaagacaGCCTCCAAAACGGAAGtctgtaagaagaggaagaaaaccaccTTTATTGAAAAAGAAACTTCGGAGCTCCTCTATACCTCCCCCTGAAAAATCATCTTCCAGTGATTCAGTAGATGAAGAAACAGCAGAATCTGACACACCACCTGTGTTAGAGAAAGAGCACCAATCAGACGTAGAAAGTAGTAACAGTTGTACTGTGCCGGCAAATGTAGAAAGTGAGTCTGCCAATGACTTGAGGAGTTGCAGCGAGCAGCAGGTAGAAGAAAGTGAGGAACATAATGAGAACCATGATACGGAGGAAGCAGTGGAACCTTCATATTCTGAGTCTCACAGTCAAGATCCTCTTGTGCTagttggagaggaagaggacATTCAGAAAGTTGAGAATATAAGTATAGAGGCTAATGTTTTATGTTTAGATAGTGAGActcctaaaaatatttctgtaaaaggAGGTGATCCATTAGAAAATCAAGACCAAACATCTGGACCTTCAGAATCAGAGGTAAAGGCGGATACATGTACAGATCATTGTTCAAATGATTTTCTTGCATGCTCAGGATCTGAAGTTGAAGTAGACGAACCTGTACCAAGCTTAGGTGAGTTACCAGAGAATGCAGAGTCAGTGGTTAATGAAGAAAAAGTTATAGAGAGTCCTGTAGTAGAAACGAGTGATCATAAAGATTCAACAGTAAAAACAGAACAGCTTGTAGACAGCCCCAAATTAGAATCTTCTGAGGGTAAAATTACGCAAACAGTGGACAAAAAATCTATGGAGAGCTCAGGGGTTCAATTGCTTGGGCATGTTGAAACTGAAGATGTAGAAATAATTGCAGCATGTGATACTTCAGAGAATGAAAATTTCAGTAGTATTCaagattctgaaaataatttattaaaaaataatcttgacaCCAAATTAGACAAATGTTTAGGAGAAAAGACTGAATCTCCTGTTGAACATCCCAGATCTACGGAATTGCCTAACACACATACTGAACAAATTCAGAAGCATTTTAGTGAGGACAATAATGAAACGATACCTATGGAATGTGATTCATTTTGCAGTGACCAGAATGAATCTGAAGTTGAACCTCCTGTAAATGCTGATACTAAACAGTTGAATGAAAATTCTGTGGCGTACAGTTCTCAGAATAATATGCCATCTTCTGATCCTGCAAATGGAAAAGCTGAAACTGTATCTCAACCATCTGAAAGCCCAGTAGATGTGATAGAGAAAGCCAAAAAGCCTCGTACCCGAAGATCTAGATTTCACTCCCCATCTACAACTTGGTCTCCCAGCAAAGATACTGCACGAGAAAAGAAGCGGTCTCAGTCTCCATCTCCcaaaagagaaactggaaaagaaagcaggaagtCTCGATCACCATCTCCCAAGAAGGAATCTGCAAGAGGACGTAGAAAATCTCGTTCTCAGTCCCCAAAACAGGATACTGCAAGAGAAAGGAGACAATCTCAGTCTCGATCTCCAAAAAGAGATAGTGCAAGGGAAGGCAAAAGATCTGTATCACTCTCCCCCAAAAGAGACACTTCTAGAGAAAACAGAAGATCTCAGTCAAGAGTGAAAGATTCCTCCCCAAGGGAAAAATCTAGGTCccggagcagagaaagagaaagtgatagAGATGggccaaggagagagagagatcgagaaaGGAGAACCAGAAGATGGTCTAGATCCAGATCTCGTTCTAGGTCACCATCAAGATCTAGAGCAAAAATTAAGAGCTCATCATTTGGTAGAAATGAGAGGGACACTTATTCTCCTCGGTGGAAGGAAAGATGGGCAAATGATGGTTGGAGATGTCCACGAGGAAATGATCGGTACAGGAAGAATGATCCGGAGAAACAGActgaaaatacaagaaaagaaaaaaatgacagtcCAGATGCTGATGATCCAAATTCTGCTGACAAACACAGAAATGACTGTCCCACTTGggtaacagaaaaaataaattctgggcCTGATCCAAGGACCAGgaatccagaaaaattaaaagattctcactgggaagaaaacagaaatgaaaattcagggAATTCTTGGAATAAAAACTTTGGTTCAGGTTGGATGTCTCACCGTGGAAGAGGTAACCGTGGCAGAGGCACTTACAGAGGTGGTTTTGCCTACACAGATCAAAGTGAAAATCGGTGGCAAAACCGAAAACCCCTCTCAGGGAACTCAAATAGTTCAGGGAATGAGTCTTTCAAATTTGTGGAACAGCAGCCCTATAAGCGGAAAAACGAGCAGGAGTTTTCATTTGATACGCCAGCAGATAGATCTGGGTGGACATCCGCATCTAGTTGGGCTGTGAGAAAGACTCTTCCAGCAGATGTACAAAACTATTATTCACGACGAGGGAGGAATTCTTCAGGTCCACAGTCTGGATGGATGAGACAAGAAGAGGAAACAACTGAACAAG atTCTAACCTAAAAGACCAAACAAACCAACATGGAGATGGTTCTCAGCTACCTATAAATATGATGCAACCACAAATGAATGTAATGCAGCCACAGATGAGTGCACAACAGCCTATGAATATCTTCCCATATCCAGTGGGTGTTCATGCTCCTCTGATGAACATCCAGCGCAATCCATTTAACATTCATCCTCAGCTACCCTTGCATCTGCACACAGGCGTGCCTCTCATGCAGGTAGCTGCTCCCACCGGTGTATCTCAGGGACTCCCACcgccaccaccccctcccccaccatcccaACAAGTCAGCTACATTGCTTCACAGCCAGATGGAAAGCAATTGCAG GGTATTCCTAGTGCTTCTCATGTAAGTAACAACATGAGTACACCAGTCTTGCCTGCTCcaacagcagccccaggaaatttGGGAACAGTTCAGGGACCAAGTTCTGGTAATACTTCGTCATCAAGTCACAGCAAATCCTCTAATGCTGCTGTAAAATTGACAGAAAGCAAAGTAAGTGTTACGGTGGAAGCCAGCGCAGATAGCTCGAAGACAGACAAG AAATTACAAATCCAAGAAAAAGCAGCACAGGAGGTAAAATTGGCCATTAAGCcattttaccaaaataaagaTATCACCAAGGAAGAATATAAAGAGATTGTACGGAAAGCAGTAGATAAA GTTTGTCATAGTAAGAGTGGAGAAGTAAATTCTACTAAAGTGGCAAATCTGGTTAAAGCCTATGTAGACAAATACAAATATTCACGGAAGGGAAGCCAAAAGAAAACTCTGGAAGAACCTGTGTCTACCGAAAAAAACATAGGTTGA
- the SCAF11 gene encoding protein SCAF11 isoform X4, with translation MEGKKNATIKINKLRRSNQCTSQCFRNFFSSMFSSSSHTGESSFTCRTYCTEFIEINEMSALIRQKRQELELSWFPHTSPGIGRIGFVPWNIETQVLPLISSVLPRTIFPTSTISLENFGTSCKGYALAHTQEGEEKKQTSGTSNARGTRRKPAATTPTRRSTRNTRAEAVSQSQRSPVSNNSGCDAPDNNNPSVSISSSAASEKQTRQPPKRKSVRRGRKPPLLKKKLRSSSIPPPEKSSSSDSVDEETAESDTPPVLEKEHQSDVESSNSCTVPANVESESANDLRSCSEQQVEESEEHNENHDTEEAVEPSYSESHSQDPLVLVGEEEDIQKVENISIEANVLCLDSETPKNISVKGGDPLENQDQTSGPSESEVKADTCTDHCSNDFLACSGSEVEVDEPVPSLGELPENAESVVNEEKVIESPVVETSDHKDSTVKTEQLVDSPKLESSEGKITQTVDKKSMESSGVQLLGHVETEDVEIIAACDTSENENFSSIQDSENNLLKNNLDTKLDKCLGEKTESPVEHPRSTELPNTHTEQIQKHFSEDNNETIPMECDSFCSDQNESEVEPPVNADTKQLNENSVAYSSQNNMPSSDPANGKAETVSQPSESPVDVIEKAKKPRTRRSRFHSPSTTWSPSKDTAREKKRSQSPSPKRETGKESRKSRSPSPKKESARGRRKSRSQSPKQDTARERRQSQSRSPKRDSAREGKRSVSLSPKRDTSRENRRSQSRVKDSSPREKSRSRSRERESDRDGPRRERDRERRTRRWSRSRSRSRSPSRSRAKIKSSSFGRNERDTYSPRWKERWANDGWRCPRGNDRYRKNDPEKQTENTRKEKNDSPDADDPNSADKHRNDCPTWVTEKINSGPDPRTRNPEKLKDSHWEENRNENSGNSWNKNFGSGWMSHRGRGNRGRGTYRGGFAYTDQSENRWQNRKPLSGNSNSSGNESFKFVEQQPYKRKNEQEFSFDTPADRSGWTSASSWAVRKTLPADVQNYYSRRGRNSSGPQSGWMRQEEETTEQDSNLKDQTNQHGDGSQLPINMMQPQMNVMQPQMSAQQPMNIFPYPVGVHAPLMNIQRNPFNIHPQLPLHLHTGVPLMQVAAPTGVSQGLPPPPPPPPPSQQVSYIASQPDGKQLQGIPSASHVSNNMSTPVLPAPTAAPGNLGTVQGPSSGNTSSSSHSKSSNAAVKLTESKVSVTVEASADSSKTDKKLQIQEKAAQEVKLAIKPFYQNKDITKEEYKEIVRKAVDKVCHSKSGEVNSTKVANLVKAYVDKYKYSRKGSQKKTLEEPVSTEKNIG, from the exons atggaaggaaagaaaaatgcaacaataaagataaataag ctTCGAAGGTCAAATCAGTGTACCAGTCAGTGCTTCAGAAATTTTTTCTCcagtatgttttcttctagtagtcaTACTGGAGAATCTTCCTTTACCTGTAGAACTTACTG TACAGAATTTATAGAGATCAATGAAATGAGTGCATTGATTAGGCAGAAGAGACAGGAATTGGAATTGTCATGGTTTCCTCATACATCACCTGGAATTGGaag AATTGGTTTTGTACCCTGGAATATTGAAACACAAGTGCTTCCTCTCATCTCTTCTGTGTTGCCAAGAACTATTTTTCCAACAAGTACCATATCTTTAGAAAATTTTG gTACCTCTTGCAAGGGATATGCATTAGCACatactcaagaaggagaagagaagaagcaAACTTCTGGTACATCAAACGCCAGAGGAACAAGACGAAAACCTGCAGCAACAACTCCTACAAGGAGATCGACACGTAACACGAGAGCTGAAGCAGTCAGTCAGTCTCAGAGATCCCCAGTATCAAATAATTCCGGGTGTGATGCCCCAGATAACAACAATCCATCTGTAAGTATTTCCTCTTCAGCTGCgtcagaaaagcaaacaagacaGCCTCCAAAACGGAAGtctgtaagaagaggaagaaaaccaccTTTATTGAAAAAGAAACTTCGGAGCTCCTCTATACCTCCCCCTGAAAAATCATCTTCCAGTGATTCAGTAGATGAAGAAACAGCAGAATCTGACACACCACCTGTGTTAGAGAAAGAGCACCAATCAGACGTAGAAAGTAGTAACAGTTGTACTGTGCCGGCAAATGTAGAAAGTGAGTCTGCCAATGACTTGAGGAGTTGCAGCGAGCAGCAGGTAGAAGAAAGTGAGGAACATAATGAGAACCATGATACGGAGGAAGCAGTGGAACCTTCATATTCTGAGTCTCACAGTCAAGATCCTCTTGTGCTagttggagaggaagaggacATTCAGAAAGTTGAGAATATAAGTATAGAGGCTAATGTTTTATGTTTAGATAGTGAGActcctaaaaatatttctgtaaaaggAGGTGATCCATTAGAAAATCAAGACCAAACATCTGGACCTTCAGAATCAGAGGTAAAGGCGGATACATGTACAGATCATTGTTCAAATGATTTTCTTGCATGCTCAGGATCTGAAGTTGAAGTAGACGAACCTGTACCAAGCTTAGGTGAGTTACCAGAGAATGCAGAGTCAGTGGTTAATGAAGAAAAAGTTATAGAGAGTCCTGTAGTAGAAACGAGTGATCATAAAGATTCAACAGTAAAAACAGAACAGCTTGTAGACAGCCCCAAATTAGAATCTTCTGAGGGTAAAATTACGCAAACAGTGGACAAAAAATCTATGGAGAGCTCAGGGGTTCAATTGCTTGGGCATGTTGAAACTGAAGATGTAGAAATAATTGCAGCATGTGATACTTCAGAGAATGAAAATTTCAGTAGTATTCaagattctgaaaataatttattaaaaaataatcttgacaCCAAATTAGACAAATGTTTAGGAGAAAAGACTGAATCTCCTGTTGAACATCCCAGATCTACGGAATTGCCTAACACACATACTGAACAAATTCAGAAGCATTTTAGTGAGGACAATAATGAAACGATACCTATGGAATGTGATTCATTTTGCAGTGACCAGAATGAATCTGAAGTTGAACCTCCTGTAAATGCTGATACTAAACAGTTGAATGAAAATTCTGTGGCGTACAGTTCTCAGAATAATATGCCATCTTCTGATCCTGCAAATGGAAAAGCTGAAACTGTATCTCAACCATCTGAAAGCCCAGTAGATGTGATAGAGAAAGCCAAAAAGCCTCGTACCCGAAGATCTAGATTTCACTCCCCATCTACAACTTGGTCTCCCAGCAAAGATACTGCACGAGAAAAGAAGCGGTCTCAGTCTCCATCTCCcaaaagagaaactggaaaagaaagcaggaagtCTCGATCACCATCTCCCAAGAAGGAATCTGCAAGAGGACGTAGAAAATCTCGTTCTCAGTCCCCAAAACAGGATACTGCAAGAGAAAGGAGACAATCTCAGTCTCGATCTCCAAAAAGAGATAGTGCAAGGGAAGGCAAAAGATCTGTATCACTCTCCCCCAAAAGAGACACTTCTAGAGAAAACAGAAGATCTCAGTCAAGAGTGAAAGATTCCTCCCCAAGGGAAAAATCTAGGTCccggagcagagaaagagaaagtgatagAGATGggccaaggagagagagagatcgagaaaGGAGAACCAGAAGATGGTCTAGATCCAGATCTCGTTCTAGGTCACCATCAAGATCTAGAGCAAAAATTAAGAGCTCATCATTTGGTAGAAATGAGAGGGACACTTATTCTCCTCGGTGGAAGGAAAGATGGGCAAATGATGGTTGGAGATGTCCACGAGGAAATGATCGGTACAGGAAGAATGATCCGGAGAAACAGActgaaaatacaagaaaagaaaaaaatgacagtcCAGATGCTGATGATCCAAATTCTGCTGACAAACACAGAAATGACTGTCCCACTTGggtaacagaaaaaataaattctgggcCTGATCCAAGGACCAGgaatccagaaaaattaaaagattctcactgggaagaaaacagaaatgaaaattcagggAATTCTTGGAATAAAAACTTTGGTTCAGGTTGGATGTCTCACCGTGGAAGAGGTAACCGTGGCAGAGGCACTTACAGAGGTGGTTTTGCCTACACAGATCAAAGTGAAAATCGGTGGCAAAACCGAAAACCCCTCTCAGGGAACTCAAATAGTTCAGGGAATGAGTCTTTCAAATTTGTGGAACAGCAGCCCTATAAGCGGAAAAACGAGCAGGAGTTTTCATTTGATACGCCAGCAGATAGATCTGGGTGGACATCCGCATCTAGTTGGGCTGTGAGAAAGACTCTTCCAGCAGATGTACAAAACTATTATTCACGACGAGGGAGGAATTCTTCAGGTCCACAGTCTGGATGGATGAGACAAGAAGAGGAAACAACTGAACAAG atTCTAACCTAAAAGACCAAACAAACCAACATGGAGATGGTTCTCAGCTACCTATAAATATGATGCAACCACAAATGAATGTAATGCAGCCACAGATGAGTGCACAACAGCCTATGAATATCTTCCCATATCCAGTGGGTGTTCATGCTCCTCTGATGAACATCCAGCGCAATCCATTTAACATTCATCCTCAGCTACCCTTGCATCTGCACACAGGCGTGCCTCTCATGCAGGTAGCTGCTCCCACCGGTGTATCTCAGGGACTCCCACcgccaccaccccctcccccaccatcccaACAAGTCAGCTACATTGCTTCACAGCCAGATGGAAAGCAATTGCAG GGTATTCCTAGTGCTTCTCATGTAAGTAACAACATGAGTACACCAGTCTTGCCTGCTCcaacagcagccccaggaaatttGGGAACAGTTCAGGGACCAAGTTCTGGTAATACTTCGTCATCAAGTCACAGCAAATCCTCTAATGCTGCTGTAAAATTGACAGAAAGCAAAGTAAGTGTTACGGTGGAAGCCAGCGCAGATAGCTCGAAGACAGACAAG AAATTACAAATCCAAGAAAAAGCAGCACAGGAGGTAAAATTGGCCATTAAGCcattttaccaaaataaagaTATCACCAAGGAAGAATATAAAGAGATTGTACGGAAAGCAGTAGATAAA GTTTGTCATAGTAAGAGTGGAGAAGTAAATTCTACTAAAGTGGCAAATCTGGTTAAAGCCTATGTAGACAAATACAAATATTCACGGAAGGGAAGCCAAAAGAAAACTCTGGAAGAACCTGTGTCTACCGAAAAAAACATAGGTTGA